A window of Strix aluco isolate bStrAlu1 chromosome 11, bStrAlu1.hap1, whole genome shotgun sequence contains these coding sequences:
- the PODXL2 gene encoding podocalyxin-like protein 2, with protein sequence MQPLHRAPALLLLLLAAGTWCLCLASSSEPTADGLTSTSLLEFAMMSHLEAMNSHEQTSPEAAEPDLAPGSLHAAPGSGFASEENEESKILQPPQYFWEDGGELNDSSLDLGPATDYSFPAASQKALLKGNGTQVKDNWETATLQPPAEFVEPDLHTPFSSTLEEEEGLLPIDHSRGGVESLQTSEPEVTSSEPEGQEDSALLFSTASARPGIVTEAAIGGQEEDSVPPGLDLGSSMGPGLLPVSSVFSTTVAARSPSVSEEPFEVTAGDTWAVGGADLELTVTTTRAELAETTVEAGGEEHSAREEVSETTVGWEMLEPTALTETEQTVETPVGTPSPGVSSPGTQTLSGSEQHPTSSASPWDRADEPALDPIWNDTESATETVAAERSLSPQAGDARVAMLPTELPWDSAQVICKDWSNLAGKNYIILNMSDNIDCEEFRLERGPQLLALVEDAFSRQADGLQDRWLISLSKPNENDKHLLMTLAGEQGIIPTKDVLMALGDVKRSLAEIGIQNYSTTTSCQSHPNQTRSDYGKLFVVLVIIGSICAIIIILGLIYNCWQRRLPKMKNMSHGEELRFVENGCHDNPTLDVASDSQSEMQEKKPSVNGGNTINGPDSWDVLINKQASEDVDVFEEDTHL encoded by the exons GGACCTGGTGCCTCTGCCTTGCCTCCTCCTCGGAACCGACTGCCGATGGCCTCACGTCGACTTCTCTGCTGGAGTTTGCCATGATGTCCCACCTGGAGGCCATGAATTCCCATGAGCAAACCAGCCCGGAGGCTGCGGAGCCTGATCTTGCCCCTGGCTCTCTGCATGCTGCCCCAGGATCGGGCTTTGCCAGTGAGGAGAATGAGGAGTCCAAGATCCTACAGCCCCCGCAGTACTTCTGGGAAGATGGGGGAGAGCTCAACGACTCCAGCCTAGACTTGGGACCGGCAACAG ATTACAGCTTTCCCGCTGCGTCTCAGAAGGCCCTGCTGAAAGGGAATGGGACACAGGTGAAAGACAACTGGGAAACAGCCACTCTTCAGCCACCAGCAGAATTTGTTGAGCCTGACTTGCACACGCCTTTCTCCAGCAcactggaggaagaggaggggctACTCCCTATAGACCACTCCAGAGGAGGAGTGGAGAGCCTCCAGACCTCCGAGCCAGAGGTTACCTCTTCTGAACCAGAGGGCCAAGAGGACTCCGCTCTTCTGTTTTCCACAGCCTCCGCCAGGCCAGGTATTGTGACCGAGGCAGCCATAGGAGGGCAAGAAGAGGACTCTGTTCCTCCAGGCTTAGACCTTGGGAGCAGCATGGGACCAGGTCTTCTGCCTGTGTCCTCTGTTTTTTCTACTACTGTTGCTGCAAGGTCTCCCAGTGTTTCGGAAGAGCCCTTTGAGGTGACAGCTGGGGACACGTGGGCTGTTGGGGGAGCAGATTTGGAGCTGACTGTGACTACCACGAGAGCAGAGCTTGCAGAGACCACAGTGGAGGCTGGTGGGGAAGAGCATTCGGCCAGAGAGGAGGTCTCAGAGACCACAGTGGGGTGGGAGATGCTGGAGCCCACGGCGCTAACTGAAACGGAGCAGACAGTGGAAACGCCTGTGGGGACACCCTCTCCTGGAGTCAGCTCCCCAGGCACCCAGACTCTTTCTGGGAGTGAGCAGCACCCCACTTCTTCTGCATCTCCGTGGGACAGGGCTGATGAGCCTGCGCTGGATCCCATTTGGAATGACACCGAGTCAGCCACTGAGACtgtggcagcagagaggagcttgTCACCACAAGCTGGGGATGCCCGCGTGGCCATGCTGCCAACAGAGCTGCCCTGGGACTCAGCACAG GTGATCTGCAAAGATTGGAGCAACCTTGCGGGGAAAAACTACATCATCCTGAATATGTCAGATAACATTGACTGT GAGGAGTTTCGGCTGGAGAGGGGTCCCCAGCTGTTGGCACTGGTGGAGGATGCCTTCTCTAGACAGGCGGATGGGCTGCAGGACCGCTGGCTGATCTCTCTGAGCAAACCCAATGAGAACGACAAGCACTTGCTCATGACACTGGCGGGGGAACAGG GCATCATCCCTACAAAAGATGTTCTCATGGCACTGGGGGATGTTAAGAGGAGCTTAGCCGAG atTGGCATCCAGAATTACTCAACCACAACAAGCTGCCAGTCACACCCCAACCAGACACGCAGTGATTATGGGAAACTCTTTGTGGTACTGGTGATCATTGGCTCCATCTGTGCCATCATCATTATACTGGGGCTCATATACAactgctggcagagacgcctgcCCAAGATGAAGAACATG TCGCACGGCGAGGAGCTGCGCTTTGTTGAGAACGGCTGCCATGACAACCCCACCTTGGACGTGGCCAGTGACAGCCAGTCAGAAATGCAGGAGAAGAAGCCAAGTGTGAACGGCGGAAACACCATCAATGGCCCCGACAGCTGGGATGTCCTGATCAATAAGCAGGCGAGCGAGGATGTGGATGTGTTTGAGGAAGACACAcatctttag